In Anabaena sphaerica FACHB-251, the following proteins share a genomic window:
- a CDS encoding pre-16S rRNA-processing nuclease YqgF codes for MTNTQPAILGFDPGRDKCGVAVMGLDRQLYYHQVVPATEAIAQISSLRQSFPISLIVMGDQTTAKKWKQQLNQELIPSLNIILVDERYTTLEARDRYWQMFPPTGLTKLLPKGLRQPPRPIDDIVAILLIERYLNRLTSSSLTDN; via the coding sequence ATGACTAATACACAACCAGCAATTTTAGGCTTTGATCCTGGTCGAGATAAATGTGGTGTAGCCGTGATGGGATTGGATCGGCAGCTGTATTATCATCAAGTTGTTCCTGCTACTGAGGCGATCGCTCAGATTTCGTCATTGCGGCAAAGTTTTCCTATTTCCTTAATCGTCATGGGAGACCAAACAACCGCGAAAAAGTGGAAACAGCAACTTAATCAGGAATTAATTCCATCCCTGAATATTATTTTAGTTGATGAGCGTTATACAACTCTAGAAGCACGCGATCGCTATTGGCAAATGTTTCCACCAACAGGACTCACCAAACTCTTACCAAAGGGTTTGCGACAGCCTCCGCGACCCATAGATGACATTGTAGCCATCTTATTGATTGAACGCTACCTCAACCGCTTAACTTCCAGCAGTCTTACTGACAACTGA